A window of the Sphaerobacter thermophilus DSM 20745 genome harbors these coding sequences:
- the pyrH gene encoding UMP kinase, with the protein MGAGESGPGTCQRRRYRRVVLKLSGEALMGSAGYGIDPAVVQRLAAEIARVAADGVQIAIVVGGGNIWRGLAASSRGMDRATADYMGMLATVINALALQDALEHQSVQTRVQTAVEMHQIAEPYIRRRAIRHMEKGRVVILAGGTGNPYFTTDTAAALRAVEIGAEVILMGKNNVDGVYDDDPNINPNATRYDVISHQEALERHLRVMDQSALALCRENDLPVIVFDLNRPGNIERAALGHEVGTLVC; encoded by the coding sequence GTGGGAGCAGGCGAATCCGGTCCCGGAACCTGTCAGCGGCGCCGCTACCGGCGTGTCGTATTGAAGCTGTCGGGCGAGGCCCTTATGGGCAGCGCCGGGTACGGGATCGATCCGGCCGTGGTCCAGCGTCTGGCTGCGGAGATCGCGCGCGTCGCCGCCGACGGTGTCCAGATCGCGATTGTCGTCGGCGGCGGCAACATCTGGCGCGGGCTGGCCGCCAGCTCGCGGGGAATGGATCGCGCCACGGCTGACTACATGGGCATGCTGGCCACCGTCATCAACGCACTGGCGCTCCAGGACGCGCTCGAGCACCAGAGCGTTCAGACCCGTGTGCAGACCGCGGTGGAGATGCACCAGATCGCCGAGCCGTACATTCGGCGCCGTGCCATCCGGCACATGGAGAAGGGCCGTGTCGTCATCCTCGCCGGCGGCACCGGAAACCCCTACTTCACCACCGATACCGCGGCCGCCCTGCGCGCGGTCGAGATCGGCGCCGAGGTCATCCTCATGGGGAAGAACAACGTCGACGGCGTGTATGACGACGACCCCAATATCAACCCGAACGCCACCCGCTATGATGTGATCTCCCACCAGGAGGCACTCGAGCGCCATTTGCGGGTCATGGATCAGTCGGCCCTCGCACTCTGCCGGGAGAACGACCTGCCGGTCATCGTCTTCGACTTGAATCGCCCGGGCAATATCGAACGCGCTGCGCTCGGCCACGAGGTCGGAACCCTCGTCTGTTGA
- a CDS encoding C40 family peptidase, with amino-acid sequence MTTRAAWSRLLGGCLVAAAVTLLGPVSVAADTLHDANDPTYNPSSAALAGAGGGTATPAAPGTIPISWEFKRFYDRSGGVPIFGYAISMPVLENGLRVQYFERQRLEHHPEKAGTAYEVELGRLGADEAARRGLLETAPFAPQPGGSAPGCDYFAETGHWLCNGFRHYWKSHGVELGDPGVSFRESLALFGYPISEEFVENGVTVQYFERARFEYHPGTGAAHDTLLGLVGYPAWAAAEPTAVAAPLQAPPVGELIKEEALRHLGAPYVWGGTTPAGFDCSGFVYYVVNQVLGGGFPRNMDAQVASGVPVDPKDLHPGDLVFQQNTYQWGLSHAGIYIGDGKFIHASMPGVGVTISDLWDGYWGPRFYAARRVGV; translated from the coding sequence TTGACCACGCGAGCGGCGTGGAGCCGCCTCTTGGGCGGCTGCCTTGTGGCCGCGGCCGTGACACTGTTGGGGCCGGTGTCGGTTGCCGCGGATACGCTTCACGACGCGAACGATCCGACGTACAACCCCTCATCTGCAGCCCTGGCGGGCGCCGGCGGAGGGACCGCGACGCCAGCGGCACCCGGTACGATTCCCATTTCCTGGGAGTTCAAACGCTTCTACGACCGGAGCGGCGGCGTGCCGATCTTCGGCTACGCCATCAGCATGCCGGTGCTCGAGAACGGGCTGCGCGTCCAGTACTTCGAGCGCCAGCGCTTGGAGCACCACCCCGAGAAAGCGGGAACCGCGTACGAGGTGGAGCTCGGCCGGCTGGGCGCCGATGAGGCAGCTCGGCGCGGGTTGCTCGAGACGGCCCCCTTCGCACCGCAACCCGGCGGCAGTGCGCCCGGCTGCGATTACTTCGCCGAGACCGGACACTGGCTGTGCAACGGCTTCCGGCACTACTGGAAGTCCCACGGCGTCGAACTGGGCGATCCTGGCGTCTCGTTCCGGGAGTCGCTGGCGCTGTTCGGCTACCCGATCAGCGAGGAGTTCGTCGAGAACGGCGTCACCGTGCAGTACTTCGAGCGCGCACGGTTCGAGTACCACCCGGGAACGGGCGCCGCGCACGACACCCTCCTCGGGCTGGTGGGGTACCCGGCCTGGGCAGCGGCAGAGCCGACTGCGGTTGCCGCGCCGCTGCAGGCCCCACCCGTCGGCGAGCTGATCAAGGAGGAGGCGCTGCGGCATCTCGGAGCCCCCTATGTCTGGGGAGGGACGACCCCTGCTGGGTTCGACTGCTCGGGCTTCGTCTACTACGTGGTCAACCAGGTCCTCGGCGGCGGCTTCCCGCGGAACATGGACGCGCAGGTCGCCAGCGGTGTCCCGGTCGATCCGAAGGATCTGCACCCGGGTGATCTGGTGTTCCAGCAGAACACCTACCAGTGGGGGCTCTCGCACGCCGGGATCTACATCGGCGACGGGAAGTTCATCCACGCCTCCATGCCCGGCGTCGGCGTCACCATCAGCGACTTGTGGGACGGCTACTGGGGCCCGCGCTTCTACGCCGCGCGCCGCGTCGGGGTCTGA
- a CDS encoding phosphatidate cytidylyltransferase yields MLRQRSRSAVLIVLVAAVPAFVGGYVFAAVMLLLGLFSVAELTRALEANGTRPLRTGALTFTALLIAAVALDASPAVLAGLLTAAVLGTLAMAVFRPQPIPGLQDWALTLAGTLYVAIPIAHFVALRALPGDATRGWVNELVDLLGSDGTGLGLAWFGLALSVTWLTDTAAYLIGRAYGTTKLIPSVSPGKTRVGAAAGLAAGALTGIAAAALFGVPVAWYTAVGVGLVLAAVGQVGDLSESLIKRSLGIKDMGHLIPGHGGLLDRIDALLFALPVAYYLARLL; encoded by the coding sequence ATGTTGCGGCAGCGCTCTCGTAGTGCCGTCCTCATCGTCCTGGTCGCCGCCGTCCCCGCGTTCGTCGGCGGGTACGTCTTCGCGGCGGTCATGCTGCTCCTCGGCCTTTTCTCCGTCGCCGAGCTGACGCGCGCCCTGGAGGCGAACGGCACCCGACCGCTCCGCACGGGCGCCCTCACGTTCACAGCCCTCCTCATCGCCGCCGTAGCGCTCGACGCCTCGCCCGCCGTCTTGGCAGGGCTGCTCACTGCCGCCGTACTCGGCACCCTGGCCATGGCCGTCTTTCGCCCCCAGCCCATCCCGGGACTCCAGGACTGGGCACTGACCCTGGCCGGCACGCTCTATGTGGCGATCCCGATCGCCCACTTCGTCGCCCTGCGGGCGCTGCCGGGCGACGCCACGCGCGGCTGGGTCAACGAGCTCGTCGACCTGCTCGGCTCGGACGGCACCGGCCTGGGGCTCGCATGGTTCGGCCTCGCCCTCTCCGTCACCTGGCTGACGGACACCGCGGCCTATCTGATCGGCCGCGCCTACGGGACGACGAAGCTCATCCCGTCGGTCAGCCCCGGCAAGACGCGCGTCGGCGCCGCGGCCGGCCTCGCTGCGGGCGCCCTGACCGGCATCGCTGCCGCCGCACTGTTCGGTGTGCCGGTGGCGTGGTACACGGCGGTCGGGGTGGGCCTCGTGCTCGCCGCCGTCGGCCAGGTCGGCGACCTGAGTGAGTCACTGATCAAGCGCAGCCTGGGCATCAAGGACATGGGGCACCTGATCCCCGGACACGGCGGCCTCCTCGATCGCATCGACGCCCTCCTCTTCGCGCTCCCGGTCGCGTACTATCTGGCCCGGCTGCTGTAG
- a CDS encoding S1C family serine protease has product MSSVVQVRANESLGTGFLVRQEDGRSFFVTNEHVVQGAEAVSVVAPDGTMHDAWVTAADPTLDLALLVVEGVSGMSPVRWGDVGDLRAGDPLYVIGFALGDELLGDPTVTRGVLSGRRMYGQVDYIQTDAAMNPGNSGGPVVSGSGEVVGVATWIIRELGGLPIEGINFAIPADVALAFIDRSV; this is encoded by the coding sequence ATGTCGAGCGTCGTACAGGTCCGTGCCAACGAGAGCCTCGGCACCGGGTTCCTCGTGCGGCAGGAAGATGGCCGGTCATTCTTCGTCACGAATGAGCATGTGGTTCAGGGTGCGGAGGCCGTATCGGTAGTCGCGCCAGACGGAACCATGCATGATGCGTGGGTAACCGCCGCGGATCCCACCCTCGACCTTGCGTTGCTGGTAGTCGAGGGAGTCAGTGGGATGTCGCCGGTGCGATGGGGCGATGTCGGCGACCTGCGTGCGGGTGACCCGCTTTACGTGATCGGCTTTGCCCTCGGTGATGAGTTATTGGGCGATCCCACTGTTACGCGCGGAGTGCTCTCGGGTCGTCGCATGTATGGGCAGGTGGACTACATACAGACAGACGCCGCGATGAACCCGGGAAACAGCGGCGGACCGGTGGTCAGCGGGTCTGGCGAAGTTGTCGGCGTGGCGACCTGGATAATTCGGGAATTGGGTGGACTGCCGATCGAGGGTATCAACTTCGCGATCCCGGCGGACGTCGCGCTCGCCTTTATCGACCGCTCCGTGTGA
- the tsf gene encoding translation elongation factor Ts codes for MQITTQMVKELRERTGAGIMDAKRALEESEGDMDKAAALLRQRGLDRAEKKASRAASQGLVKAYIHGGGRIGALVEVNCETDFVARTQEFQDLAHDIAMQVAAMDPRYVSVEDVPAEVLEEGEREYGDRELFLKQAVLLEQAFIKDPKRTIKDLVKDHIARLGENIVVRRFARFELGVGTGAADEE; via the coding sequence GTGCAGATCACCACTCAGATGGTCAAGGAGCTGCGGGAGCGCACGGGGGCTGGCATCATGGATGCCAAGCGCGCGCTCGAAGAGTCCGAGGGGGACATGGACAAGGCCGCCGCGCTCTTGCGACAGCGCGGGCTCGACCGTGCCGAGAAGAAAGCGAGCCGCGCGGCGTCGCAGGGTCTGGTCAAGGCCTATATCCATGGCGGCGGACGGATCGGCGCACTCGTCGAGGTGAACTGCGAGACCGACTTCGTGGCCCGCACCCAGGAGTTCCAGGATCTGGCCCACGACATCGCCATGCAGGTCGCGGCCATGGACCCGCGCTACGTCAGCGTCGAGGACGTCCCGGCCGAGGTGCTCGAAGAGGGCGAGCGCGAGTACGGCGATCGCGAGCTCTTCCTGAAGCAGGCAGTCCTGCTGGAGCAGGCCTTCATCAAGGACCCGAAGCGGACCATCAAGGATCTCGTCAAGGACCACATCGCTCGGCTGGGCGAGAACATCGTGGTGCGCCGCTTCGCGCGGTTCGAGCTGGGCGTCGGCACTGGGGCGGCCGACGAAGAGTAG
- the frr gene encoding ribosome recycling factor, with protein MIEDVLADAEGRMTKTLDNLQRELAGIRTGRASPGLIERLEVDYYGTPTPLNQVAGISAPEPRLLVVQPWDRSAMSAIEKAIRSSDLGLNPTNDGQVIRIAIPPLTEERRKALVRVVRQKVEESRVAIRNIRRDALAQVKEMLQEKLIGEDDERRAEQQVQELTNRYINEADKIGKNKEAEVLEV; from the coding sequence GTGATCGAGGATGTACTTGCCGATGCCGAAGGCCGCATGACGAAGACCCTCGACAACCTCCAGCGCGAACTGGCCGGTATCCGAACCGGCCGCGCCTCGCCTGGCTTGATCGAGCGCCTGGAGGTCGATTACTACGGCACGCCGACCCCGCTGAATCAGGTGGCAGGGATCAGTGCGCCCGAGCCCCGGCTCCTCGTCGTGCAGCCGTGGGATCGGAGCGCCATGTCCGCCATCGAGAAGGCCATCCGTAGCTCCGACCTCGGGCTCAACCCGACCAACGACGGCCAGGTTATCCGCATCGCCATCCCGCCGTTGACCGAAGAGCGTCGCAAGGCTCTGGTCCGGGTTGTGCGGCAAAAGGTGGAGGAGAGCCGCGTCGCGATCCGGAACATCCGGCGCGATGCCCTGGCACAGGTCAAGGAGATGCTCCAGGAGAAGCTCATCGGCGAAGACGATGAGCGCCGCGCCGAGCAACAGGTCCAGGAGCTCACCAACCGCTACATCAACGAGGCGGACAAGATTGGCAAGAACAAAGAGGCCGAGGTCCTCGAAGTCTGA
- a CDS encoding 1-deoxy-D-xylulose-5-phosphate reductoisomerase, which yields MRQRLAILGSTGSIGRQTLGVVDHLPDRFEVVALAAGHNAELLQEQVDRYRPRLVSVADGCDPRTIQAPEVLSGAEGLEAVATMPEADIVVVATSGHSAIRPTLEAIRRGKTIALANKEAIVCAGEILVGEARRRGVEIRPVDSEHSAVWQCLSVRHQESEVDRVTLTASGGPFRDTPAAELATVTVEQAMAHPTWRMGSKVTVDSATLMNKGLEVIEAHWLFDLPYERIDTVIHPQSIVHALVSFADGSVVAHLAVPDMRLPIQYALTYPERPPAPHLRLDIAALGRLEFSPPDPERFPALELARAAGEAGSTYPTVLSSADEVAVAAFIAGRLGFTGIVDVVRAVLDRHQPAPGPLTLEAIAEADAWARREAETLIAATAR from the coding sequence ATGCGACAACGCCTCGCGATCCTCGGCTCTACCGGTTCCATCGGCCGCCAGACACTGGGCGTCGTCGACCACCTGCCCGACCGATTCGAGGTGGTGGCGCTGGCCGCCGGACACAACGCCGAACTGCTCCAGGAACAGGTGGACCGCTACCGCCCTCGCCTCGTCTCGGTGGCCGACGGCTGCGACCCGCGCACCATTCAGGCACCGGAGGTATTGTCCGGCGCCGAGGGGCTGGAGGCCGTCGCGACCATGCCCGAGGCCGACATCGTGGTCGTGGCCACCTCGGGCCACAGCGCCATCCGCCCCACGCTGGAGGCCATCCGGCGCGGCAAGACGATCGCGCTGGCCAACAAGGAAGCCATCGTCTGCGCCGGCGAGATCCTGGTCGGAGAAGCCCGCCGCCGCGGCGTCGAGATCCGTCCCGTCGACAGCGAGCACAGCGCCGTCTGGCAGTGCCTCAGCGTTCGGCACCAGGAGTCCGAGGTCGATCGGGTCACCCTGACCGCCTCCGGCGGCCCCTTCCGCGACACCCCGGCGGCCGAGCTGGCAACAGTCACCGTCGAACAGGCGATGGCGCACCCGACGTGGCGCATGGGGAGCAAAGTCACCGTCGACTCCGCCACCTTGATGAACAAGGGCCTGGAGGTCATCGAGGCCCATTGGCTCTTCGACCTGCCCTACGAGCGGATCGACACCGTGATCCACCCCCAGAGCATCGTCCACGCGCTCGTCAGCTTTGCCGACGGCTCGGTCGTCGCCCACCTCGCCGTGCCCGACATGCGGCTGCCGATCCAGTACGCCCTGACCTACCCGGAACGCCCACCCGCTCCACACCTGCGTCTCGATATCGCGGCCCTGGGCCGGCTGGAGTTCAGCCCACCCGACCCCGAGCGCTTCCCAGCACTCGAGCTGGCCCGCGCTGCGGGTGAGGCCGGCAGCACCTACCCCACCGTGCTCAGCAGCGCCGACGAAGTCGCCGTGGCCGCCTTCATCGCTGGGCGCCTTGGGTTCACCGGCATCGTGGACGTGGTCCGCGCGGTGCTCGACCGCCACCAACCCGCGCCCGGTCCCCTCACCCTCGAAGCGATCGCCGAAGCCGACGCCTGGGCCCGCCGCGAGGCCGAAACCCTCATCGCCGCCACCGCCCGCTAG
- a CDS encoding WD40/YVTN/BNR-like repeat-containing protein: MQTQPTRETGLPLRPAAVHTMRWRCIGPHRGGRVVAVAGDPSDPAVFYFGACAGGVWKTTDGGQYWRNVSDGFFTTAAVGAIAVSESDPNVIYVGTGETCIRGNVSHGDGVYKSTDGGKTWTNVGLRDTRHIGKIRIHPQNPDIVYVAALGHAFGPNEERGVFRSTDGGKTWEKVLYRSPNTGAVDLSMDPNNPRILYATMWQARRTFWSLSSGGPECGIFKSTDGGDTWVDISRNEGLPKGILGKIGVAVSPAQPDRVYAIVEAEDGALFRSDDGGQTWQRLSEQPGLRWRAWYYMHIYADPLDPDTVWVLNGECWKSIDGGKTFVSVPTPHGDNHDLWIDPKNPLRMIEGNDGGACVTYNGGRSWSTLYNQPTAQMYHVTADNQIPYRVYGSQQDNTAISIPSMSVLGAITPSEWYEPGGGESGYIAVRPDDPNIVFGGAIGSGEGNGRLTRYDHRTGHIRNITVWPVDQGMGDGAETLKYRFQWTFPIVISPHDPNVLYVCSNVVHRSTDEGMSWEVISPDLTRNDKTKQQASGGPITKDNTGAEVYDTIFAFVESPHEPGVFWVGTDDGLVHLSRDGGKTWQDITPPDLEPWTLVSVLEVSPHDPATAYIAATRYKHDDYRPYLYKTNDYGKTWTKIVDGIPEDDFTRVIREDPNRRGLLYAGTETGIYISFDDGGHWQRFQLNLPVCPIHDLMVKGTDLIAATHGRSFWILDDLTPLHQMADGLADMPVHLFTPRDTTRFKVYKGYGSESKTETSYRMAGPLVFGYRKRETPTGTTVEELLDAGENPPNGVIITYWLKEQPEGEVTLTILDEAGNEIRTFSSEPPKPAQLADGSAPSPRERAMIEGGEAPGSEEKKEPRVPKDAGLNRFVWDMRVPGPTMVPGDKTTEDYRDGPVVVPGTYQVRLTVGEESQTATFRILKDPRIAATDEDLAEQFQLLLAIRDKVSEVHEAVNTIRDVRRQVDDWARRAGERDGGSAVVDAAKSLREKLTAIEEELIQVKGDDPRQFPSKLNWKLAVLTVFVDSDDARPTKQARDAFAELAAQADTHLAALRQVLDTDLAAFDRAVRDAGIPAVVPTKRTARA; encoded by the coding sequence ATGCAGACCCAGCCAACCCGCGAGACCGGGTTGCCCTTGCGCCCGGCAGCGGTCCACACCATGCGGTGGCGCTGCATCGGCCCGCACCGCGGCGGCCGTGTCGTGGCCGTGGCGGGCGACCCCAGCGACCCCGCGGTGTTCTACTTTGGCGCCTGCGCGGGCGGCGTGTGGAAGACAACCGACGGCGGGCAGTACTGGCGCAACGTCTCCGATGGCTTCTTCACCACTGCCGCGGTCGGCGCGATCGCCGTCTCGGAGTCCGACCCCAATGTGATCTACGTGGGCACCGGGGAGACCTGCATCCGCGGGAACGTCTCCCACGGCGACGGGGTCTACAAGTCGACCGACGGGGGGAAGACCTGGACGAACGTCGGGCTCCGCGACACCCGCCACATCGGCAAGATCCGCATCCACCCCCAGAACCCGGACATCGTCTACGTCGCCGCGCTCGGCCACGCCTTCGGTCCCAACGAGGAGCGGGGCGTCTTCCGCTCCACCGATGGCGGAAAGACCTGGGAGAAGGTGCTCTACCGCAGCCCAAACACCGGCGCCGTTGACCTCTCGATGGACCCGAACAACCCGCGCATCCTCTATGCGACCATGTGGCAGGCGCGCCGCACCTTCTGGAGCCTCTCCAGCGGCGGCCCCGAGTGCGGCATCTTCAAGTCCACCGACGGCGGCGACACCTGGGTCGACATCAGCCGGAACGAGGGGTTACCCAAGGGCATCCTGGGCAAGATCGGCGTGGCCGTCTCGCCGGCGCAGCCCGACCGCGTCTACGCCATCGTCGAGGCCGAGGACGGCGCCCTCTTCCGCTCCGACGACGGGGGACAGACGTGGCAGCGGCTCTCCGAGCAGCCCGGGTTGCGCTGGCGTGCCTGGTACTACATGCACATTTACGCCGACCCGCTCGACCCCGACACCGTCTGGGTGCTCAACGGCGAGTGCTGGAAGTCGATCGACGGCGGCAAGACGTTCGTCTCCGTCCCCACCCCGCACGGGGACAACCACGACCTGTGGATCGACCCCAAGAACCCGCTGCGGATGATCGAGGGGAACGACGGTGGCGCCTGCGTCACCTACAACGGGGGGCGGTCCTGGTCCACCCTCTACAACCAGCCGACGGCGCAGATGTACCACGTCACCGCCGACAACCAGATCCCCTACCGGGTTTACGGTTCGCAGCAGGACAATACCGCCATCAGCATCCCCAGCATGTCGGTGCTCGGCGCGATCACCCCGAGCGAGTGGTACGAGCCGGGCGGCGGCGAGAGCGGATACATCGCGGTCCGCCCCGACGACCCCAACATCGTCTTCGGCGGCGCCATCGGCAGCGGTGAGGGGAACGGGCGGCTGACCCGCTACGACCATCGCACCGGCCACATCCGCAACATTACCGTCTGGCCGGTAGACCAGGGCATGGGCGACGGCGCCGAGACGCTGAAGTATCGCTTCCAGTGGACCTTCCCGATCGTCATCTCGCCGCACGACCCGAACGTGCTCTATGTCTGCTCCAACGTGGTGCACCGCAGCACCGATGAGGGGATGAGCTGGGAGGTCATCAGCCCGGATCTCACCCGCAACGACAAGACGAAGCAGCAGGCCTCGGGCGGGCCGATCACCAAGGACAACACCGGTGCCGAGGTCTACGACACCATCTTCGCCTTCGTCGAGTCGCCGCACGAGCCGGGCGTCTTCTGGGTCGGGACCGACGACGGCCTGGTGCACCTCTCGCGCGACGGCGGCAAGACGTGGCAGGACATCACCCCGCCGGACCTTGAGCCATGGACCCTGGTCAGCGTGCTGGAGGTGTCCCCGCACGACCCGGCTACGGCGTACATCGCCGCGACTCGCTACAAACACGACGACTACCGGCCGTACCTCTACAAGACGAACGACTACGGGAAAACCTGGACCAAGATCGTCGACGGCATCCCCGAGGATGACTTCACCCGGGTCATCCGGGAAGACCCCAACCGGCGCGGCCTGCTCTATGCCGGGACCGAGACGGGGATCTACATCTCCTTCGACGACGGCGGCCACTGGCAGCGCTTCCAGTTGAACCTGCCGGTCTGCCCGATTCACGACCTGATGGTGAAGGGGACCGACCTGATCGCCGCGACGCACGGCCGCTCCTTCTGGATCCTGGACGACCTCACCCCGCTCCACCAGATGGCGGACGGCCTCGCGGACATGCCGGTACACCTCTTCACGCCGCGCGACACCACGCGCTTCAAGGTCTACAAGGGGTACGGCTCCGAGTCGAAAACCGAGACGAGCTACCGCATGGCCGGTCCGCTCGTCTTCGGCTATCGCAAGCGCGAGACGCCGACCGGCACAACGGTCGAGGAACTGCTCGACGCGGGCGAGAACCCGCCTAACGGCGTGATCATCACCTACTGGCTGAAGGAGCAGCCAGAGGGCGAGGTCACCCTGACCATCCTCGATGAAGCGGGCAACGAGATTCGCACCTTCTCGAGCGAGCCGCCCAAGCCGGCGCAGCTCGCCGACGGCAGCGCTCCGAGCCCGCGCGAGCGCGCCATGATCGAGGGCGGCGAGGCGCCGGGGAGCGAAGAGAAGAAGGAGCCGCGTGTCCCGAAGGATGCCGGGCTCAACCGCTTCGTCTGGGATATGCGCGTCCCGGGGCCGACGATGGTGCCCGGCGACAAGACGACCGAGGACTACCGGGACGGGCCGGTCGTGGTTCCCGGCACCTATCAGGTGCGCCTGACGGTCGGGGAAGAGAGCCAGACCGCGACCTTCCGCATCCTGAAGGACCCGCGCATCGCCGCCACGGATGAGGACCTGGCGGAGCAGTTCCAACTCCTCCTCGCCATCCGCGACAAGGTGAGCGAGGTGCACGAGGCGGTGAACACGATCCGCGACGTCCGGCGGCAGGTCGACGACTGGGCGCGCCGGGCCGGGGAGCGCGATGGTGGCAGCGCCGTCGTCGACGCGGCCAAGAGCCTGAGGGAGAAGCTCACTGCGATCGAGGAGGAGCTGATCCAGGTCAAGGGCGACGACCCGCGCCAGTTCCCGAGCAAGCTCAACTGGAAGCTGGCGGTGCTAACGGTGTTCGTCGACTCCGACGACGCTCGCCCAACCAAGCAGGCGCGCGACGCCTTCGCCGAACTCGCTGCGCAGGCCGACACCCACCTCGCAGCGCTACGTCAGGTGTTGGACACCGACCTGGCCGCGTTTGACCGCGCGGTGCGCGACGCGGGCATCCCCGCAGTCGTCCCGACGAAGCGCACCGCCCGGGCCTGA
- a CDS encoding isoprenyl transferase encodes MAPTTDPAASASPERVVPRHVAIIMDGNGRWATRRGLPRIAGHEAGTENIRRITTHAAELGIKYLTLWAFSTENWRRPKEEVEGILQILARSIERETAELHRNGAQLRHIGSLDGLDPDLQQAVREAIALTRNNDRIVLTLAFNYGGRAEIIQAIRRMIADGVRPEEVTEELVDRYLYTADLPEPDLIIRTSGEQRTSNFLLWQAAYAEYHFTPVLWPDFGPEDLERAVDDYCHRERRFGGITPATPGRAAG; translated from the coding sequence GTGGCGCCCACGACAGATCCGGCGGCGTCCGCGTCGCCGGAACGTGTCGTGCCGCGCCACGTCGCCATCATCATGGACGGCAACGGTCGCTGGGCGACGCGCCGCGGCCTGCCCCGCATCGCGGGCCACGAGGCCGGGACCGAGAACATCCGCCGCATCACCACCCATGCGGCCGAACTCGGCATCAAGTACCTCACGCTCTGGGCCTTCTCCACCGAGAACTGGCGGCGCCCCAAGGAGGAGGTCGAGGGCATCCTCCAGATCCTGGCCCGCTCCATCGAGCGCGAGACTGCCGAGTTGCACCGCAACGGGGCGCAGCTCCGCCACATCGGCAGCCTCGACGGCCTCGACCCCGACCTCCAGCAGGCCGTGCGCGAGGCCATCGCCCTCACCCGCAACAATGACCGCATCGTCCTCACGCTGGCCTTCAACTACGGAGGGCGCGCCGAAATCATCCAGGCGATCCGCCGGATGATCGCCGACGGCGTCCGCCCGGAGGAGGTGACCGAGGAGCTGGTCGATCGTTACCTCTACACCGCCGACCTCCCGGAACCGGACCTCATCATCCGTACCTCCGGCGAGCAGCGCACCAGCAACTTCCTCCTCTGGCAGGCAGCCTACGCCGAGTACCATTTCACACCGGTGCTCTGGCCGGACTTTGGCCCCGAAGACCTCGAGCGCGCCGTCGACGACTACTGTCATCGCGAGCGGCGGTTCGGTGGCATCACACCGGCCACCCCCGGCCGCGCTGCCGGCTAG
- a CDS encoding DUF4352 domain-containing protein yields the protein MEEQVTGTLADGRTYRATPYAVEILDAQGAVVETIDLSEVMELRREGLDVTFRRRKGKTLTLRGATLADAGRLETTVRPAIPQAPAKSGGRIGGLFKWGCLGTLALVALIVISTMLTGGSSDGDSGAASTGSTTTVSGSGASNSLSTKEVGTNEGDVHFPLEVGAVGEVQQAKDKLHRVTIVSITDNATSSNEFEKPSNGHKFWVVEVLVENAGPAEIYVGSWKLRTTADFEYDPTIAVGFGEPLNLVQNLTSGAKTQGVVVFEVPEDAQPKFLRYDPNILAKGDLYFDAQ from the coding sequence ATGGAGGAGCAGGTAACGGGAACGCTGGCCGACGGCCGGACCTACCGCGCAACCCCCTATGCCGTCGAGATCCTTGACGCGCAGGGCGCGGTGGTGGAAACGATTGACCTCAGTGAGGTCATGGAGTTGCGCCGCGAGGGACTCGACGTGACCTTCCGGCGCCGCAAGGGAAAGACCCTCACGCTGCGTGGCGCGACGCTGGCAGACGCCGGGCGGCTGGAAACCACGGTGCGCCCGGCCATCCCGCAGGCTCCGGCGAAGTCTGGCGGGCGCATCGGCGGGCTCTTCAAGTGGGGCTGCCTCGGAACGCTCGCGCTCGTGGCCCTCATCGTCATCAGCACCATGCTGACCGGCGGCTCGAGCGACGGTGACAGCGGCGCAGCCAGCACGGGGTCCACGACGACCGTCTCCGGCAGCGGTGCGAGTAACAGCCTGAGCACCAAGGAGGTTGGCACCAACGAAGGCGATGTCCACTTCCCGTTGGAAGTCGGTGCCGTCGGCGAGGTCCAGCAGGCGAAGGACAAGCTCCACCGCGTGACGATCGTCTCCATTACCGACAACGCGACGTCATCGAACGAGTTCGAGAAGCCCTCTAATGGCCATAAGTTCTGGGTCGTCGAGGTTCTCGTGGAGAACGCCGGCCCGGCTGAGATCTACGTGGGAAGCTGGAAGCTTCGGACCACCGCCGATTTCGAGTACGATCCCACGATCGCGGTGGGGTTCGGTGAGCCGCTCAATCTGGTGCAGAACCTCACCTCCGGGGCCAAGACGCAGGGGGTGGTGGTCTTCGAAGTGCCGGAGGATGCCCAGCCCAAGTTCCTCCGCTACGATCCCAACATCCTCGCCAAGGGCGACCTGTACTTCGATGCCCAGTGA